One Actinosynnema pretiosum DNA segment encodes these proteins:
- the deoC gene encoding deoxyribose-phosphate aldolase, with protein MPDLASVIDHTLLKPEATRADVARFVQEGVELGAYSVCVSPNMLPLDLPEGASIKVAAVCGFPSGKHASEIKALEASRAVAQGADEIDMVIDVGAAIEGRFADVEADVRTVRESVPGAVLKVIIESAALTDEQIVAVCEAAVRAKADFVKTSTGFHPTGGATAHAVALMAKTVGPTVGVKASGGIRTAEAAREMIAAGATRLGVSGTRALVEGADTTPSGY; from the coding sequence GTGCCGGACCTGGCCAGCGTCATCGACCACACCCTCCTCAAGCCCGAGGCCACCCGCGCCGACGTCGCCCGGTTCGTCCAGGAGGGCGTCGAGCTGGGCGCGTACTCCGTGTGCGTCTCGCCGAACATGCTCCCCCTCGACCTGCCCGAGGGCGCGTCGATCAAGGTCGCCGCCGTCTGCGGCTTCCCCTCCGGCAAGCACGCCTCCGAGATCAAGGCCCTCGAAGCCTCCCGCGCCGTCGCCCAGGGCGCCGACGAGATCGACATGGTCATCGACGTCGGCGCCGCGATCGAGGGCCGCTTCGCCGACGTGGAGGCCGACGTGCGCACCGTCCGCGAGTCCGTGCCCGGCGCGGTCCTGAAGGTCATCATCGAGTCCGCCGCGCTCACCGACGAGCAGATCGTCGCCGTCTGCGAGGCCGCCGTGCGCGCGAAGGCCGACTTCGTCAAGACCTCCACCGGCTTCCACCCCACCGGCGGCGCCACCGCGCACGCCGTCGCGCTCATGGCCAAGACCGTGGGCCCGACCGTGGGCGTCAAGGCGTCCGGCGGCATCCGCACCGCCGAGGCCGCGCGCGAGATGATCGCCGCGGGCGCCACCCGCCTCGGCGTCTCGGGCACCCGCGCGCTCGTCGAGGGCGCGGACACCACCCCGTCCGGTTACTGA
- a CDS encoding LacI family DNA-binding transcriptional regulator has translation MAEAKRPWRAVTGSDVARLADVSQSVVSLVFSGKAGTRVSERTAERVREAAARLGYVPNTAAARLKTGRVPIIGLAVRDVSQPFFASLFQHAERRARERDHSVILITRDDGETSWTDRLADLIRAGHLGGAIAYGPTGAEAAALAATGLPVVACELYGDELPTVGFDFAPGMAEAARLLRAAGHTQVACLNTRNAHPTYLDRRTAFADAFSALGGQVTAVAQTSATDFDAACSAATGLLDGARRFTAVVCDDDLLAPAVFRAARARGWRVPEDLSVVGVGDLDLARMLGPALTTVRLPAADLATAAVATALGVIDNQRPAGTRLATALVTRDTVAAAATGGR, from the coding sequence ATGGCTGAAGCGAAGCGCCCCTGGCGCGCGGTCACCGGCAGCGACGTGGCGCGCCTGGCGGACGTCTCGCAGTCCGTGGTGTCGCTGGTCTTCTCCGGCAAGGCGGGCACCCGCGTGTCCGAGCGCACCGCCGAGCGCGTCCGCGAGGCCGCCGCCCGGCTCGGGTACGTGCCCAACACCGCCGCCGCCCGCCTGAAGACCGGCCGCGTGCCGATCATCGGCCTGGCCGTGCGCGACGTCAGCCAGCCCTTCTTCGCCTCCCTGTTCCAGCACGCCGAGCGCAGGGCCCGCGAGCGCGACCACTCGGTCATCCTGATCACCCGCGACGACGGCGAGACGTCCTGGACCGACCGCCTCGCCGACCTCATCCGCGCGGGCCACCTCGGCGGCGCGATCGCCTACGGCCCGACGGGGGCGGAGGCCGCCGCGCTCGCCGCCACCGGCCTGCCCGTCGTGGCCTGCGAGCTGTACGGCGACGAGCTGCCCACCGTCGGCTTCGACTTCGCCCCCGGCATGGCCGAGGCCGCCCGCCTGCTCCGCGCGGCCGGGCACACCCAGGTCGCCTGCCTGAACACCCGCAACGCGCACCCCACCTACCTCGACCGCCGCACCGCGTTCGCGGACGCGTTCTCCGCGCTGGGCGGGCAGGTCACCGCCGTGGCGCAGACGTCCGCGACCGACTTCGACGCCGCCTGCTCCGCCGCCACCGGCCTGCTGGACGGCGCGCGCCGGTTCACCGCCGTGGTGTGCGACGACGACCTGCTCGCCCCCGCCGTGTTCCGCGCCGCGCGCGCGAGGGGCTGGCGGGTGCCGGAGGACCTCTCGGTCGTCGGGGTCGGCGACCTGGACCTCGCCCGGATGCTGGGCCCCGCGCTCACCACCGTGCGACTGCCCGCCGCGGACCTCGCGACGGCCGCCGTGGCCACCGCGCTCGGCGTGATCGACAACCAGCGGCCCGCCGGGACCCGGCTGGCCACGGCGCTGGTCACCCGTGACACGGTGGCCGCCGCCGCTACGGGCGGGCGCTGA
- a CDS encoding thymidine phosphorylase, giving the protein MPKVEPFDAVDVLRAKRNGQRLSTEQINWIVDAHARGRVADEQVSALLMAIWLNGMSREETRDLTLAIVASGERMSFADLGKPTTDKHSTGGVGDKITLPLTPLVASFGVAVPQLSGRGLGHTGGTLDKLESIPGWRADLSTEDILAQLRDVGGVVAAAGSGLAPADKKLYALRDTTATVDAIPLMASSIMSKKIAEGTGALVLDVKFGSGAFLTDLADARELARTMVELGEDAGVATSALLTNMNVPLGRAIGNANEVAESVAVLQGGGPADVRELTLALAREMLALAGRPDEDVAAALDDGRALATWRRMVRAQGGDPDAALPTAREHEVVRADRDGVLVEQQALPFGVAAWRLGAGRARKEDPVQHAAGIELHVKPGEAVRAGQPLFTLSADEEARIPRALESLVGAWRIGDAGDEVQGGGPLVAERVGR; this is encoded by the coding sequence TTGCCGAAGGTCGAACCCTTCGACGCCGTCGACGTGCTGCGCGCCAAGCGCAACGGGCAGCGGCTGTCCACCGAGCAGATCAACTGGATCGTCGACGCCCACGCGCGCGGCCGGGTCGCGGACGAGCAGGTGTCCGCGCTGCTGATGGCGATCTGGCTCAACGGCATGAGCCGCGAGGAGACCCGCGACCTGACGCTGGCCATCGTCGCCTCGGGCGAGCGGATGTCCTTCGCGGACCTGGGGAAGCCCACCACCGACAAGCACTCCACCGGCGGGGTCGGCGACAAGATCACGCTGCCGCTGACGCCGCTGGTCGCGTCGTTCGGCGTGGCGGTGCCGCAGCTGTCCGGGCGCGGCCTCGGCCACACCGGCGGCACGCTGGACAAGCTGGAGTCGATCCCCGGCTGGCGCGCCGATCTGTCCACGGAGGACATCCTCGCGCAGCTGCGCGACGTCGGGGGCGTGGTGGCGGCGGCCGGGTCCGGCCTGGCGCCCGCCGACAAGAAGCTGTACGCGCTGCGGGACACCACGGCGACCGTCGACGCGATCCCGCTGATGGCGTCCTCGATCATGTCGAAGAAGATCGCCGAGGGCACGGGCGCGCTGGTGCTGGACGTGAAGTTCGGCTCGGGCGCGTTCCTGACCGACCTCGCGGACGCGCGCGAGCTGGCCAGGACCATGGTGGAGCTGGGCGAGGACGCGGGCGTGGCGACGAGCGCGCTGCTGACCAACATGAACGTGCCGCTGGGGCGGGCGATCGGCAACGCGAACGAGGTCGCCGAGTCGGTGGCGGTGCTTCAGGGCGGCGGTCCGGCGGACGTGCGGGAGCTGACCCTGGCGCTGGCGCGGGAGATGCTGGCGCTGGCGGGCAGGCCGGACGAGGACGTGGCCGCCGCGCTGGACGACGGGCGCGCGCTGGCGACGTGGCGGCGGATGGTGCGCGCGCAGGGCGGCGACCCGGACGCGGCCCTGCCGACCGCGCGCGAGCACGAGGTGGTGCGGGCCGACCGCGACGGCGTTCTCGTTGAGCAGCAGGCGCTCCCGTTCGGCGTGGCGGCCTGGCGGTTGGGCGCGGGCCGGGCGCGCAAGGAGGACCCGGTGCAGCACGCGGCGGGCATCGAGCTGCACGTGAAGCCGGGCGAGGCGGTCAGGGCCGGGCAGCCGCTGTTCACGCTGAGCGCGGACGAGGAGGCGCGCATCCCGCGCGCGCTGGAGTCCCTGGTGGGCGCGTGGCGGATCGGCGACGCGGGCGACGAGGTGCAGGGGGGCGGTCCGCTGGTCGCCGAGCGGGTCGGCCGCTGA
- a CDS encoding amidohydrolase family protein: MTEDFQAGQGLPADSGKPGSRYLVKGGAVLSLDPAVGDFERADVLVDGARIAAVGPDLRVPDAAVLDARGRIVLPGFVDTHHHQFETALRGALPDALLFDDGSGSPSANPNYGDFVLGRTAPLYRPEDVRLSTLFAGLAQLDAGVTTVLDISQIHHTPEHTDAAVTALRETGRRAVLSYAGGDGRPGSTYPEDARAVLERWFASDGLVTMAMGGEMYLDYEARYSRAWELGRELGLRIVAHAVSGAGTNPVLDRVARGEGGVGGNLGLGPDNLFIHMTGVGEETWRRVRDAGARVSIAFPIEMAMRHGTPPILTMQALGMEPSLSSDVETTMPADPFTLMRSALTMQRMVVNERVLARGDGHPPNHWPTPAEDDPPLLTARDVLRFATLNGAGDLGLAHRTGSLTPGKDADVVLLDATALNVAPLNNVPGAVVALMDRSNVETVIVAGRVRKWRGRLLDVDVDRLRHELEDSRDHLFHAAGLRRDLFGRG; encoded by the coding sequence GTGACCGAGGACTTCCAAGCGGGACAGGGGTTACCGGCCGACAGCGGAAAGCCCGGCAGCCGGTACCTGGTCAAGGGCGGCGCGGTGCTGTCGCTGGACCCGGCGGTCGGCGACTTCGAGCGCGCCGACGTGCTGGTCGACGGCGCGCGCATCGCCGCCGTGGGACCGGACCTGCGCGTCCCGGACGCGGCCGTGCTGGACGCGCGCGGCCGGATCGTCCTGCCCGGCTTCGTGGACACGCACCACCACCAGTTCGAGACGGCGCTGCGCGGCGCGCTCCCGGACGCGCTGCTGTTCGACGACGGCTCCGGCTCGCCGTCCGCGAACCCGAACTACGGGGACTTCGTGCTCGGCCGGACGGCCCCGCTCTACCGGCCGGAGGACGTGCGCCTGAGCACGCTGTTCGCCGGTCTGGCGCAGTTGGACGCGGGCGTGACGACGGTGCTGGACATCTCCCAGATCCACCACACCCCCGAGCACACCGACGCGGCCGTGACCGCGCTGCGCGAGACCGGCAGGCGCGCGGTGCTGTCGTACGCGGGCGGTGACGGGCGGCCGGGCTCGACGTACCCGGAGGACGCGCGGGCCGTGCTGGAGCGGTGGTTCGCCTCGGACGGGCTGGTCACCATGGCCATGGGCGGCGAGATGTACCTGGACTACGAGGCGCGGTACTCGCGGGCCTGGGAGCTGGGCCGGGAGCTGGGGCTGCGGATCGTCGCGCACGCCGTGTCGGGCGCGGGCACGAACCCGGTGCTGGACCGGGTGGCGCGCGGCGAGGGCGGGGTCGGCGGGAACCTGGGGCTGGGCCCGGACAACCTGTTCATCCACATGACCGGCGTCGGCGAGGAGACGTGGCGGCGGGTGCGCGACGCGGGCGCGCGGGTGTCGATCGCGTTCCCGATCGAGATGGCCATGCGGCACGGCACCCCGCCGATCCTGACGATGCAGGCGCTGGGGATGGAGCCCTCGCTCAGCTCGGACGTCGAGACGACGATGCCCGCCGACCCGTTCACGCTGATGCGCTCGGCCTTGACCATGCAGCGGATGGTGGTGAACGAGCGGGTGCTGGCGCGCGGCGACGGCCACCCGCCGAACCACTGGCCGACGCCCGCCGAGGACGACCCGCCGCTGCTGACCGCGCGCGACGTGCTGCGCTTCGCGACCCTCAACGGCGCCGGGGACCTCGGTCTGGCGCACCGGACCGGGTCGCTCACGCCGGGCAAGGACGCGGACGTGGTGCTGCTGGACGCGACGGCGCTGAACGTGGCCCCGCTCAACAACGTTCCCGGCGCGGTGGTGGCGCTGATGGACCGCTCGAACGTGGAGACGGTGATCGTCGCCGGGCGGGTGCGCAAGTGGCGGGGCAGGTTGCTGGACGTGGACGTGGACCGGTTGCGGCACGAGCTGGAGGACTCGCGCGACCACCTGTTCCACGCGGCCGGTCTGCGGCGCGACCTGTTCGGCCGGGGCTGA
- a CDS encoding endo-1,4-beta-xylanase gives MTLTAKSVSRAALASTLAVLTAAAVVLVATPASGAASTLAAAAQQKGRYFGTAVAANKLSDSTYTGILNREFDMVTAENEMKMDATEPNQGQFSYGNADRIVNQARGQGKRIRGHALAWHSQQPGWMQRMEGSSLRQAMLNHVTQVATYYRGKIYAWDVVNEAFADGNSGGRRDSNLQRTGNDWIEAAFRAARAADPNAKLCYNDYNTDNWSHAKTQGVYRMVQDFKSRGVPIDCVGFQAHFNSGNPVPSNYHTTLGNFAALGVDVQITELDIEGSGSSQAQQYQGVTQACLSVDRCTGITVWGIRDTDSWRASGTPLLFDGSGNKKAAYNSVLAVLNEGGGQQPTTTGPTTTTTNPDPGGGGCTATYSEGQKWNDRFNGQVAVSGADNWVVTVTVSSPQRIIATWNTSATWDSSGNVMTARPNGNGNSFGFTVQHNGNWNWPSLTCSRG, from the coding sequence ATGACGCTGACAGCGAAGTCAGTCTCCCGAGCCGCACTCGCCTCCACGCTCGCCGTGCTCACCGCCGCAGCGGTCGTGCTCGTGGCCACGCCCGCCAGTGGCGCCGCCTCGACGCTCGCCGCCGCCGCGCAGCAGAAGGGGCGGTACTTCGGGACCGCCGTGGCCGCCAACAAGCTCTCCGACTCGACCTACACCGGCATCCTGAACCGCGAGTTCGACATGGTGACGGCCGAGAACGAGATGAAGATGGACGCCACCGAGCCCAACCAGGGCCAGTTCTCCTACGGCAACGCCGACCGCATCGTCAACCAGGCCCGAGGGCAGGGCAAGCGAATCCGCGGGCACGCGCTCGCCTGGCACTCCCAGCAGCCCGGCTGGATGCAGCGCATGGAGGGCTCCTCGCTGCGGCAGGCCATGCTCAACCACGTCACCCAGGTCGCCACCTACTACCGGGGCAAGATCTACGCCTGGGACGTCGTCAACGAGGCCTTCGCCGACGGCAATTCCGGTGGCCGCCGCGACTCCAACCTCCAGCGCACCGGCAACGACTGGATCGAGGCCGCGTTCCGCGCCGCGCGCGCCGCCGACCCCAACGCCAAGCTCTGCTACAACGACTACAACACCGACAACTGGTCGCACGCCAAGACCCAGGGCGTCTACCGGATGGTGCAGGACTTCAAGTCGCGCGGCGTGCCCATCGACTGCGTCGGGTTCCAGGCGCACTTCAACAGCGGCAACCCGGTGCCGTCCAACTACCACACCACGCTCGGGAACTTCGCCGCGCTGGGCGTGGACGTGCAGATCACCGAGCTGGACATCGAGGGCTCCGGGTCCAGCCAGGCCCAGCAGTACCAGGGCGTCACGCAGGCCTGCCTGTCCGTCGACCGCTGCACCGGCATCACCGTCTGGGGCATCCGCGACACCGACTCCTGGCGCGCCTCCGGCACCCCGCTGCTGTTCGACGGCAGCGGCAACAAGAAGGCCGCCTACAACTCCGTGCTGGCCGTGCTGAACGAGGGCGGCGGGCAGCAGCCGACCACCACCGGGCCGACCACGACCACCACGAACCCCGACCCCGGCGGTGGCGGCTGCACCGCGACCTACTCGGAGGGGCAGAAGTGGAACGACCGCTTCAACGGGCAGGTCGCGGTCTCGGGAGCCGACAACTGGGTCGTCACGGTCACCGTCAGCTCCCCGCAGCGGATCATCGCGACCTGGAACACCAGCGCCACCTGGGACTCCAGCGGCAACGTGATGACCGCGCGGCCCAACGGCAACGGGAACTCGTTCGGCTTCACCGTGCAGCACAACGGGAACTGGAACTGGCCCAGCCTCACCTGCAGCAGGGGGTGA
- a CDS encoding DUF4253 domain-containing protein, whose protein sequence is MISPNPDLLGLFPDAARHRPLSSALPPGRPVRSRERPESPLPALWLSGGPAPAGLWTRLRAEHSSSGLWPLLLDALDDEDPAYRPWGSGELTPAPAAAAGAHDPAVVLERWWAAHTGDDPEDQLTPAQRLAVTAPFGRAWPGLAPARVPTNDPGRVADDLAGELLRGHGSLRLGLVAADRGADALTVAGWGGAAGYVDDTAELSAVLRSWESRFGARVVGVGSSTLLLSVAAPPTTLTEALAISVEHFAVCPDNVWQSDEAHPLMAYAERLVGDHSWTFWWD, encoded by the coding sequence GTGATCTCCCCGAACCCCGACCTGCTCGGCCTGTTCCCCGACGCCGCCCGGCACCGCCCGCTGAGCTCGGCGCTCCCGCCGGGACGGCCCGTGCGCTCCCGCGAGCGGCCGGAGAGCCCGCTCCCGGCGCTCTGGCTCAGCGGTGGACCGGCGCCCGCGGGTCTGTGGACGCGGCTGCGCGCCGAGCACTCGTCGTCCGGCCTGTGGCCGCTGCTGCTCGACGCGCTCGACGACGAGGACCCGGCCTACCGCCCGTGGGGCAGCGGCGAGCTGACGCCCGCGCCCGCCGCGGCGGCAGGCGCGCACGACCCGGCGGTGGTGCTGGAGCGGTGGTGGGCCGCGCACACCGGCGACGACCCCGAGGACCAGCTGACGCCCGCCCAGCGGCTCGCCGTGACCGCGCCGTTCGGCCGCGCGTGGCCGGGGCTCGCGCCCGCGCGGGTGCCGACCAACGACCCCGGTCGCGTCGCGGACGACCTGGCGGGGGAGTTGTTGCGGGGGCACGGTTCCCTGCGGCTCGGGCTGGTCGCGGCCGATCGCGGCGCGGACGCGCTGACCGTCGCCGGGTGGGGCGGGGCGGCGGGGTACGTGGACGACACCGCGGAGCTGTCGGCGGTGCTGCGGTCCTGGGAGTCCCGGTTCGGCGCGCGGGTGGTGGGCGTGGGCTCCTCGACGCTGCTGCTGAGCGTGGCGGCGCCGCCCACGACGCTCACCGAGGCGCTGGCGATCTCGGTGGAGCACTTCGCGGTGTGCCCGGACAACGTGTGGCAGTCCGACGAGGCGCACCCGCTGATGGCGTACGCGGAGCGGTTGGTGGGGGATCACTCGTGGACGTTCTGGTGGGACTGA
- a CDS encoding ABC transporter ATP-binding protein: MRAVGADEVSPTAYAWEIQAKGLVVRVGRKKNAVDGLDLELGKGVHGLLGPNGAGKTTLIRTLATVLRPTSGELSVLGERVDGLGGRRALRRRLGYLPQDFGYYKRFTVREFVEYLAWLKEVPAAEIPGAVQRAVERVGLADRADDKMKTLSGGMVRRVGVAQAIVNDPAVLLLDEPTAGLDPAQRVRFRELVAELGRETCVLISTHLVEDVAAACTDVVLIASGSLVFQGTPAEVAAAGTPDHVGDSPIERGYSALLGQEPGKGGW; encoded by the coding sequence ATGCGCGCAGTGGGGGCCGACGAGGTCTCACCCACCGCCTACGCCTGGGAGATCCAGGCCAAGGGGCTGGTGGTGCGGGTCGGGCGCAAGAAGAACGCCGTCGACGGGCTCGACCTGGAGCTGGGCAAGGGGGTGCACGGGCTGCTCGGGCCCAACGGCGCGGGCAAGACCACGCTGATCCGCACCCTCGCCACCGTGCTGCGGCCCACCTCCGGCGAGCTGTCGGTGCTGGGCGAGCGGGTCGACGGGCTGGGCGGGCGGCGCGCGCTGCGGCGCAGGCTCGGCTACCTGCCGCAGGACTTCGGCTACTACAAGCGGTTCACGGTGCGCGAGTTCGTCGAGTACCTGGCCTGGCTCAAGGAGGTCCCGGCCGCCGAGATCCCCGGAGCCGTGCAGCGCGCCGTGGAGCGGGTCGGGCTCGCCGACCGGGCCGACGACAAGATGAAGACGCTGTCCGGCGGCATGGTGCGCCGCGTCGGGGTCGCGCAGGCCATCGTCAACGACCCGGCCGTGCTGCTGCTCGACGAGCCCACGGCGGGACTGGACCCGGCGCAGCGCGTGCGGTTCCGCGAGCTGGTGGCGGAGCTGGGGCGGGAGACCTGCGTGCTGATCTCCACGCACCTGGTGGAGGACGTCGCCGCAGCCTGCACCGACGTGGTGCTGATCGCGAGCGGGTCGCTCGTGTTCCAGGGCACCCCGGCCGAGGTCGCGGCGGCCGGGACGCCCGACCACGTCGGCGACAGCCCGATCGAGCGCGGCTACTCCGCGCTGCTGGGCCAGGAGCCGGGCAAGGGGGGCTGGTGA
- a CDS encoding cupin domain-containing protein, whose translation MTHPSDELVRAYAAGLELADDRLWAVEGHLERCGHCRGRLAGAAPPLPLLDAVWAGVEPRLGAPPRRRRPVRRAVTAWLTPVMAPWLVVVALLVVGVVVADLLLGGPSALRTPWVQLLAPVLPVLGVAVSWSRGLDPAYEAVAATPRSGLNLVLRRTAAVLGVLAPLLGVGSWVTGASVVLWLLPCLALTTSALALGSVIGVLPAALALGGTWAALVVLPHAAEAAPLDVFTGALPVWGAVLLLASVVVVLRRGRFDQLGAHR comes from the coding sequence GTGACACACCCGAGCGACGAGCTGGTCCGCGCCTACGCGGCCGGGCTGGAGCTGGCCGACGACCGGCTGTGGGCGGTCGAGGGGCACCTGGAGCGGTGCGGGCACTGCCGGGGCAGGCTCGCCGGCGCCGCCCCGCCCCTTCCGCTGCTGGACGCGGTGTGGGCGGGCGTCGAACCGCGATTGGGCGCGCCGCCCCGGCGCCGCCGCCCGGTCCGGCGGGCGGTCACCGCGTGGCTCACGCCGGTGATGGCGCCGTGGCTGGTCGTGGTCGCGCTGCTGGTGGTCGGCGTGGTCGTGGCGGACCTGCTGCTCGGCGGGCCGTCCGCGCTGCGGACCCCCTGGGTGCAGCTGCTCGCGCCGGTGCTGCCGGTGCTCGGCGTCGCGGTGTCCTGGTCGCGCGGGCTCGACCCGGCCTACGAGGCGGTGGCCGCGACCCCCAGGTCCGGGCTGAACCTGGTGCTGCGCCGCACCGCCGCCGTGCTCGGCGTCCTGGCCCCGCTGCTGGGCGTCGGGAGCTGGGTGACCGGCGCGTCGGTGGTGCTGTGGCTGCTGCCGTGCCTGGCGCTGACCACCAGCGCGCTCGCGCTGGGCAGCGTGATCGGCGTGCTGCCCGCCGCGCTCGCGCTCGGCGGGACGTGGGCCGCGCTGGTGGTCCTGCCGCACGCCGCCGAGGCCGCGCCGCTGGACGTCTTCACGGGCGCGCTGCCCGTCTGGGGTGCCGTGCTGCTGCTCGCCTCGGTGGTCGTGGTGCTGCGGCGCGGCCGGTTCGACCAGCTGGGCGCGCACCGCTAA
- a CDS encoding RNA polymerase sigma factor produces the protein MKRKRLESVDEEFLVRRTARGDRAAFEELYRRTSPWLAVRLRRRCADEQVVAEVMQETYLAIWRAAGSFAGSAVDGSAVGWIWTIAARRLVDAFRRRGHHAQPPASAVAPPVPAVEEEVLAGVLGDEVGDALRRLSPELRDVLRAMVLDGLTVTEAAVVLGVPEGTVKTRARRARIAMREALS, from the coding sequence GTGAAGCGGAAACGGCTGGAGAGCGTCGACGAGGAGTTCCTCGTCCGGCGCACCGCCAGGGGCGACCGCGCGGCGTTCGAGGAGCTCTACCGCCGCACCTCGCCCTGGCTCGCGGTGCGGCTGCGCCGCAGGTGCGCCGACGAGCAGGTCGTGGCCGAGGTCATGCAGGAGACCTACCTGGCGATCTGGCGCGCCGCCGGTTCGTTCGCGGGCTCGGCCGTCGACGGGAGCGCGGTCGGCTGGATCTGGACCATCGCGGCCCGTCGCCTGGTCGACGCCTTCCGGCGGCGCGGGCACCACGCGCAGCCGCCCGCCTCCGCCGTCGCGCCGCCGGTCCCGGCGGTGGAGGAGGAGGTGCTCGCGGGCGTGCTCGGCGACGAGGTCGGGGACGCGCTGCGGCGGCTCTCGCCCGAGCTGCGGGACGTGCTGCGGGCCATGGTGCTCGACGGGCTCACGGTCACCGAGGCGGCCGTGGTCCTGGGGGTGCCGGAGGGAACGGTGAAGACCCGCGCGCGCCGTGCGCGGATCGCGATGCGGGAGGCGCTGTCGTGA
- a CDS encoding endo alpha-1,4 polygalactosaminidase, whose amino-acid sequence MPPKSKRRTKIAAITLAAATALAAGLYTGQASADALPFPDNAQADYQLGGGYTPPGQTEIVVRDRTDEPADGLYNVCYVNGFQTQPGDEIDWWKSQHDNLLLRDEKGAYVGDLEWDELVLDISTDAKRAELAGIVGGWIEQCAKDGFQAVEIDNFDTFHRFSGLLGQADALDYAKRLIKVAHDADLAIGQKNAAEITAQGKSAGFDFAVAEECGEWSECGDYTDAYGNSVLIVEYQREAFEQTCAEFGDDVSVVLRDVKLTVPSKNNKNYVYDAC is encoded by the coding sequence ATGCCCCCGAAGTCCAAGCGCCGCACGAAGATCGCCGCGATCACCCTCGCGGCGGCGACCGCCCTCGCCGCCGGCCTGTACACCGGCCAGGCGTCGGCGGACGCGCTCCCGTTCCCGGACAACGCGCAGGCGGACTACCAGCTCGGCGGCGGCTACACCCCGCCCGGCCAGACGGAGATCGTCGTCCGCGACCGGACCGACGAGCCCGCCGACGGGCTGTACAACGTCTGCTACGTCAACGGCTTCCAGACCCAGCCGGGCGACGAGATCGACTGGTGGAAGTCCCAGCACGACAACCTGCTGCTGCGCGACGAGAAGGGCGCCTACGTCGGCGACCTGGAGTGGGACGAGCTGGTGCTCGACATCTCCACCGACGCCAAGCGCGCCGAGCTGGCCGGGATCGTCGGCGGCTGGATCGAGCAGTGCGCGAAGGACGGGTTCCAGGCCGTCGAGATCGACAACTTCGACACCTTCCACCGGTTCTCCGGGCTGCTGGGGCAGGCCGACGCGCTCGACTACGCCAAGCGGCTGATCAAGGTCGCGCACGACGCCGACCTGGCGATCGGGCAGAAGAACGCCGCCGAGATCACCGCGCAGGGCAAGTCGGCCGGGTTCGACTTCGCCGTCGCCGAGGAGTGCGGCGAGTGGAGCGAGTGCGGCGACTACACCGACGCGTACGGCAACTCTGTGCTGATCGTGGAGTACCAGCGCGAGGCGTTCGAGCAGACCTGCGCGGAGTTCGGCGACGACGTGTCGGTCGTGCTGCGCGACGTGAAGCTCACGGTGCCGAGCAAGAACAACAAGAACTACGTGTACGACGCCTGCTGA